AAAGTTCTGTTTTTGCAGGTAATTTTCTTGTTTCAGGATAGTGTTCAACATGGAAACCTTCAAGCCATTCAGCTTTATAGCCGTGTTCCCGTATGTCTATTTGAACATTTTCATGAATTAAACCCCGTTTTTTAAAACCCTTTTTAAATAAGAAAAGCTTGTAGTCTTCAAAGGGGGGAGCATCGTTGATATGGTTGATCCAGCTGCCAAAGTAACCTTTTGTATCAGAATCATGTGAGATAGAGTGAAAATATTTAAGAGATTTTTGATCCAGCCTTTCATCTGCATCTAAAGATAAAATCCAATCTGTTTTGACCTCATCAAAAACGCGATTGCGTAAATCAGCTTTGCACAAGCAGCGTTCTGCTTCCAAGGTACCGCTTAAAGGTGTTATGTTATAGTGCTCCTGAAGCAATTCAACGGTACCGTCAGTCGATCCATTGTCTATAATCACAATATCATCAACCTGATCAATAATCGGTTCCAAACAGGTAGATATTGTATTTATTTCATCTTTTACGACCATACATAGCGTAAGTGACATCTTTTCTTACCCCTTTGAAATTTTTTCTATATTTGTAAGCTGAACACTACTGTTCATCTAGTCTGAGCAAAGTATTGATAATTTCTTCAATATCTGGTTCTTGATCGTACTCTTTGAATTTGACCAATCGTCTATATACTTCGGACGAAGCTTTTGAAAAACCATCAGGTAAACCTGCAGCATGGAATGTTGATGAGATTTCATTCATTTCAGCAGAAAATCGCCAAGCTTTTTTTGAGGTACGCTGCATATTTTTATAGGTATTTTCAGTAAAATTAACATTATTTTTAATCCAAAGAGATTCCAGTTGATCTCTGATGCCATAATGTTCAGCGGCAGAAACAGCTGTGTGAAGCATCGCCCATATTCCCTTGCTATACATTGAATGACACATCTTTGTCGCCGATGCTTTTCCAATCTCATCACTGATAACTTTTGAAATAACGGGACCCGAACTGAAGATAGATGCAATCTGCTCTCCCTTTGATCCGGATAAGAATATTTGTGTGTTCTTTGATGTGAGGTTTGTTCCGCCAAAGACTGCGGCATCGACATAGGAAACCCCTTTTTTAGCAAATGCAGCAGATAACCTTTTTGATAATTCAGGTGATATTGCATTGGCCTCAACGAAGATTCCAGTAAAATGCTGCTGAAGTACCTGATAGGCAACATCACTAGCAGCGTGTGGCGGACAAATACTTATAATGATGGAGCTTTGCTCGCACAGTTCGACTAAAGATGAGACTTCAACCATATCCTGCTGTTCTGCTCTTTGACATGTTGACTGACTACGTTGTTCTGAACACCAGAGTGTTTCATAACC
The window above is part of the Sulfurovum riftiae genome. Proteins encoded here:
- a CDS encoding glycosyltransferase, with the protein product MSLTLCMVVKDEINTISTCLEPIIDQVDDIVIIDNGSTDGTVELLQEHYNITPLSGTLEAERCLCKADLRNRVFDEVKTDWILSLDADERLDQKSLKYFHSISHDSDTKGYFGSWINHINDAPPFEDYKLFLFKKGFKKRGLIHENVQIDIREHGYKAEWLEGFHVEHYPETRKLPAKTELYKKRLQCAIKNEPYWVRYHWFLGYMYFQENRWHDAIKHLTYAIHSDARLMPVECLNSMMVLTSIYAKQGLQKETIDTLKIGIILHDKFRYDFEVAINERIKPWIDSAFNYVHENKLDKIIAYRFAR
- a CDS encoding NAD(P)-dependent oxidoreductase; amino-acid sequence: MLRNKRVGFLYPGDMGVFLAHSVQNSGYETLWCSEQRSQSTCQRAEQQDMVEVSSLVELCEQSSIIISICPPHAASDVAYQVLQQHFTGIFVEANAISPELSKRLSAAFAKKGVSYVDAAVFGGTNLTSKNTQIFLSGSKGEQIASIFSSGPVISKVISDEIGKASATKMCHSMYSKGIWAMLHTAVSAAEHYGIRDQLESLWIKNNVNFTENTYKNMQRTSKKAWRFSAEMNEISSTFHAAGLPDGFSKASSEVYRRLVKFKEYDQEPDIEEIINTLLRLDEQ